Within the Rosa rugosa chromosome 2, drRosRugo1.1, whole genome shotgun sequence genome, the region TGGCAATGGGTCTGTTGAACTTGATCTGACTTTAGGTACGGTTTTTCTTTTTGGCCTAAATGGTATGGTTTCTAATGGATACATTTTGTATTGGCTTGACGCCTTGGCTCTGGAGTAATATTCAGCAATGAGGTTAGGATAACTTTTTTCTTTCTACAGAAATTTCATAAATCTATTATATCCATCTGTAAATTGTCATGGAACAAAGTATGCATTTTAGTTATCAATGTTATTTGTTTTGGGTGAAATGCATAAATCATGAAATTAAGAGAGAGTATCTGGCAGAATCGGAGATAAGCTAATAGGCCAAGAAAATTAGTATTGAATCCCCGTACTCAAACTGTTGTTAAAGTTGGCAACATTTCAAAAGAAACTTGAAAATGACACTTTTAGAATGAAactacataaaataaaatttgacaaGTCCATTCAATTACATGTATCTTCAGTTTATAACTTTCAGTTTTCCTACACAACTCACATTATCTCAAGAGCATCCATGGAACTGAACTGAAGACAGCAAGCTGCCCAAAGCGATGAAGCAAACCAGAAACCAGAGACCTGAAAATTTTTAAAGCTTGCATTGCAAGTTGAGCCATGGTAAATACAATGTTATCAGAGTATCAGTCAAAACATCACACTTCTCGAATTAACATAAAGAAGTCCTGGAAAAGAGTTGAAAAGGTTGAACAACACAAATTTTATCACTGTGAAAACAGATAGTCACATGCAAGAAAGAAATAGAGAAATGCTATCAATTTAACCAGCAATAAGCTGGCAAGAATCGTCATCTAACATTCTAACCTTTAAAAACACTATTACAAACTAACAGATGACATATTTAATACATTTATGGTAGCCTAAGCCTCAATAGTTTCAAAGTTCAACGTGACAGTAAAGATGGTCAAAAGATGAAAAATTATACTCATAATGATCTTTTTATCAATGGCAACAAAGCTGGATCTACTTTATCTTTAGACAATAAACGAACTATCACTTCCATTGTTGATGCATCTGCAGAGAAACCCCCTGCACCATTTGATGAATAAGACCCATCGCCCTTGATGTCTCATTGTTATTGATAAGCCCTCGGATAAATGTGTTGTAGGTAACATCATTTGGAGAACAGcctctctcttccatttctcTAAGCAATGTTTCTGCTTCACTAATTCGGCCATCGTAACAAAATCCACTAATCATTGTAGTATATGTCTTAACACTAGGATGAAGACCTTTTGATGATAAAGAGCAAAATAGATCCCTTGCAGCTTCAACTTTTCCAGCTTTGATAAAATAATCCATGAGAATATTGTAAATTACAATATCTGGATGCAATTTCTTGCCTTCCATCTCTCTAAGCAACTCTATTGCCATACCAAGTTGTCGGTTTTTACAAAGGCCATCCAGTAAAACAGCACAAGTCACAAGATCTGGAAACAATCCCTTACGAGACATTTCCTGAAAAGCATCACGGCCTCGTTGATGTTTTTGTGCTTACAATATATCCGTTGATTAATATGGTATAACTACGAGAATTCACCATAGATCCCTTGCTAACCATTAGATCGAAGACTTGTCTTGCCTCCCCCATTTCACCTCTCAAACAGTATCCATCCATAAGTGCAGTGTATGTAACTGTATCAGGTTCAATATCTCTTTGAATCATCATTTCAATCACGCTTTTCGCTTCCAAGACCATCCCCTCCTTACAAAGTGTATCTACCAAGACGGTGAAGGTGTGCACATTTGGAAATATCTTTTCATTGACCATTTCATTTAACAACCTCATAGCTTGTTTCCACTGGCCTAAGCTGCAAACTCCATGAATCAAGGACGTATATGTAATGACGTCAGGGGCAATAGTCATTTCCGAGAAGAGATTGAAGGCATCAGCAATTAGTGTATCCTTACAAAGGCTGTCAATGACGGTGTTACAAGCAACTAAATTAGGCTTACAATCTGGAGATAGTTCCATCCTCCTGAGCAGTTGAATAGCTCCACCATTGTTGCCCTTGATGCACAAGCCCTTTATCAATGTGCCGAAAGTAACCACATCGGGCTTACAAGTACCTCCCTCCAtcatttttctgaaaatttgtgTAGCCTCGGCAACTCTATCGCCATTGATCAAAGTGGTGACATTTGGTTCAAATTCAGACTTGAAGAAGTGACCCAAGACAGACAAACTGAACCCCATATGGTTCAAATGACAATAGCAGTTAATGATGATAGTTAGAGTATAAACATCAGGACCGATTCTCCTCAAACCCATTAATTTATCACTTCCGGATAGTGCTTCATTTTCACGAGCTCAGTTGACCCAATACTTGAGTGAAACGGATAACCCAAGGCAGAGGACGCCTTTGaagcatttcatcgaacaccttcAAGGCATCCTTGAGATTAGTGACTACTTTGGGCTTTCCAGGGTGGGTTCTTCTAGATTTGCTATTAGGCTTTATAGGTTGAGAATGAAAGGAGGCTGTGTAATTGttgaaagaaacaagaaaagtgGAGTGAAGAAGACAAGGCAtatctcttcctcttcttcttcttgtggtGCTGCTGCTGCAATAACGATAAGAATAAGAAGCAGCAGTTGCCACAATCATCTTCAACATCTCTGAGCTTCAGTTGGGAAGGAAGCTCAAACCTCCGATGGGATCAGGTTTCTGAAGCCCAGTAGTGTTGTGAGTTGTAAGCTCAAACCTTCATTACGTAAAACAATTCCAGGCTTaaattctttatttctttctatttttggtGGCACGCTTGCCATTTTCAATTAGAAAATTGGGTtgtaacgaaaaaaaaaattagaaacttGGGGAGAGCCTAACTAAGACAGATTTATCATTGCTCAAGTTTTTACCCCTCCCTCATTAATCTTTTATTGATGTTAGGATCTAAAAAGTGACAAAAGTATATGTGCTTACTCTTTATAACAGTTTCGTAGTCCAAAACTCTAAATTATTATGTCGTTTAAGAACTTTTTTCTATAGAGTATATCGGACAAttcttaattatttttttaaaaagaatTTATTCAAGCTTTTAACAATTACAATCGTTGTGGCTGACCCACACGAAAggtaaatcagtctttttatCAAGGCTACTTGTGAGGTTGGCCTCCTTCTTCGTCCTCTTCTTTTGTTTCAACTCTAAAGGGTAAGagtaactccaacagattccctatttcctcatttttctctattttagggaaaatttgtCTTTTttaactccaacagcttctctaaaATAAGGATTGAGATGAAAGAGAAGACTACATTCCCTAAATCTACAGCAAATGCTAAAAATATAGCGAGAGCAAAAATCATAAATTTTTCACGTGCTCCACTCTCCCAACGACTCAAACGTGTTTCAACTCTGACTAAACCTCAACTGAGAAAGAAGAAGGTAGAGCAGGTGAGACACCTCCTTCACCTTTGTTCATTTCGATTCACTCTAATTCTCTATTTGTTTTCGTCTTTTCCAACCTCGCTTATTTTGATTGATCAgagaatttcaaattttttggtTCTTGATTGTCGTTTAATGGTTAGGAATGCTTTGCCACTTCTGGTAAAAATTATCCGGAGGCGTTTGAATGCTCTCCCACTTTTTGGTGGTCATTTTTGATTGTATATGTTACAGGGGTGGCAATCTCCCTGGTGAAAACTATGAAATTGATTTTCGGGTTTCCTGTTTTTCATATTATAAAGTCTTGCTAAAAACTACACATATTATAAGGCTACCAAATTCATCCTATTCTAAATTCATGAGAGagattgacaaaaaaaaaaaaaaaacatgaaagacGAACTTCAGACCTTCAGTGATCAAGAGATAAGTCTTCAAATTCATCTTATTTTttaggggaatttgattctacacccaaattcacacacccattttagaataaactcatccataagagtgttttaatatacacccacaccaattaattaggtttattcaaaataaaaaaacctattaaatagggtaaatattaaaacccaatgttgttaagaattactgaagctgccattatcaaattctccattcacctattaaataggattaatagtcaaaatcatctagcaaatattatggggtttgattgacgttattgttggtattaccttCACTTTAGGTTTTTATCAGTACTTAATTTTAAGTATTTACATTAATGTCATTATTATCAtataatgatgaatttttggtatgtttcttcctatatatagaagctagtgaattcattcgtcattttttctttgggtggagacctttcacaaagttgcatatgatttcaaaggatgatttcaaaggatgatttcaaacgacctattcatgaggtttatttcatcattttcgtatgggttagagactttctttcaaataggtacatatatcatattcgtaattcaaattacctattcatcagatttatttagtataatatctttgttaatcttttgattttgtgtaaagcttgaattggatggatttttagtaattagaaatttcaatttatgaatctggtacaaaacttagtttcattccttcaaaatagaatcgttgtttctaattacctgatacttagattgctttaatatgtaatacctatgatttagatgtttgtttttgtagttttaaattatttgtgtgactctatatcataggttgtttattccataacctatagtattgacaattaatatacctatattttggatatatgtatttaaatcctaatagagttttacctttgaaatagatttatgaaggtaatttgcaattgtataaggaatcacaacatgtagggcactagtagttgggagatttatgaagactacattgcaaagtgctaatcgagatgacggatgaagtgttataatgttctttatattatgttagaaaatgtaaagtttatatttcaattgtaaaaacaaatttaaaattgtttatttcaatactaGATGAACATCATTTATGGTTGTAGTCATTGtccctatttcaataaatttttaggtttattccttcaaaaagaatgtgtatttaaattatcttgatattagaaataaacttcttaatattgtaaagttcaatttcaattgtaaaacaacgaatgataataatgagtttgctaaattatagtgcaaaaactcttgcacattcaaaattattcaatgtgccaaaattaagggataattataTTGTGATGCCcaggaaattcgtatttattttccgaggattttccggaatttaattagtggttgttggaaggtttcgtggctcgtggacggagcggaagtgtttcggacgaatttttatttgaaaaggaTGACTTTAAGGGgattgcaaaggttgacttttgatatgttgagattctccgaaaacttccttcacgaaagttgtagagcgagtcgatacgagttcgtggacatgagGAACGCggaaattggagttcgtatgagaaagttatgaccagcggaagaagtttccgttttggtataaatagaagtttcccgaaagagaaacttactattttcattcaGTTTCCTCTTCCGGAaactttcattttctctctctcttctctctcgaccTCACCTTCACTGTCTGAGTTTTTcggctgacccgacccgaaccctgcgacccgacccggcttttccggcgagctccgacggtctccggcgacgaaactttccagatcggtTCGTCTTTGCCgtccgctcctccctgtggtgtcctcttGCGGCGATTTGTGGCGGTGATGGCGATAGAAGGCGGCGCAGTTGGTGTTTTCAGACCCGGTCGGAAAATGCAGCTCCGGCGACTTTGTGGCTTCATGATTCCTTGGTTGAGTTCAGAGGAGGCTCCCtgatcgatctgtggtggttgtttggatcgatttacgtggaacttggttcaactcggtttgaacagtaatccacgggttgtgaggtagttttcgaccctttatgcttgttttctgacttcgagctagttatgagaattcacaagcatgcttagatgaagctttttgatgttgggagttttgtgaaataatgagtttttggccggcggcggtgcgccaccgcctg harbors:
- the LOC133730448 gene encoding putative pentatricopeptide repeat-containing protein At1g12700, mitochondrial, with product MGFSLSVLGHFFKSEFEPNVTTLINGDRVAEATQIFRKMMEGGTCKPDVVTFGTLIKGLCIKGNNGGAIQLLRRMELSPDCKPNLVACNTVIDSLCKDTLIADAFNLFSEMTIAPDVITYTSLIHGVCSLGQWKQAMRLLNEMVNEKIFPNVHTFTVLVDTLCKEGMVLEAKSVIEMMIQRDIEPDTVTYTALMDGYCLRGEMGEARQVFDLMEMSRKGLFPDLVTCAVLLDGLCKNRQLGMAIELLREMEGKKLHPDIVIYNILMDYFIKAGKVEAARDLFCSLSSKGLHPSVKTYTTMISGFCYDGRISEAETLLREMEERGCSPNDVTYNTFIRGLINNNETSRAMGLIHQMVQGVSLQMHQQWK